Below is a genomic region from Miscanthus floridulus cultivar M001 chromosome 1, ASM1932011v1, whole genome shotgun sequence.
cggcaaacaacccctccttccgaatgaaaaggatgcgcgagggtcgcacaaaaaagacagggagactcctgatcgccctctcactccatgcggaggctcggggggctcttcctacaaccaggtCGAATATCagcgacccaagctcgcactcggaggctcggcaaaacgcgataaagggcatcaagcccgttacggtccaggggttcgaaggctgggcccccgagggtctcgacagtcacccaggacaacagagtcagggacaactatgggcgagcccgtacatggccgaggcccgagcaagtGATCGCTcgagatgccctaagtcatgtccgagaccggcagggaggtctccgaatgggatcccaccgtagggaggcatcgagcccccggggccaatcgaacggccctgggacccactagagaagctctctagtacttttggagtgcgtctctggaccgctagccgacccctatcgaatggggcatgggcctccactcggatttacccgataacagctcaccggaggtgtcacagcttgcgcccaccaagggtagcctggcatgctccacccctccttcctaacgaaaaggatgtgcgagggtcgcacaaaaaagacagagaAGCTCCTGAccaccctcttgctccgagcagaggctcgggggctcttcctacgacCAAGCCGAGGACCCTACGACCCAAACTCACACTCATGGGCTCGacaaacgcaataaaacccctcgcacGATATGGGGAAAGCCCCTGAAGGAATAAAtctactcctccagggcctcgggggctacacccggcaggtgcgctcacgcgcacccaccgagccctcgagtacgaaacaccatcccgccaggagctgtcgcgagccaagtctcgtcaaaacctcagggagagcgctcacactctccctgaggctcgggggctactgtcgggtaccataaaaaggggtcccctaagcgaaaaccgaaaaaatctcttagaccctgtcaaaatcaaagctaagagacaactactggctaaccccgACCCTGTCCGAGGctactgattctccgcctcgcttgaggcctcacacgaaaggcctcggacggggaaccgattctccgcctcgctcgaggcctcgcacgtaaggcctcagacgagtaaccgattctctgtctcactcgaggccccgtaggtaaggcctcggacggggaaccgattctccatctcgctcgaggcagGCTCGACGACAGCcctgtcgcctccgcctcgaccgatttccctgacaaaacgtcacatccaactaacgcgaccaaccactcccgcgatgtcagccggacgatggctcgacacagcggagtgaccaacgagatgggagtcgcatcaacaccatgccgtccgagacaggacagggcaggggttaccggtcgctgtgctcggcactgtgcccacgactgatgcccgtactgcactgtgctacctaacccctgctccaggaacaacgcggcgtggggagtcaagtccgggtcactgtAGCATCggaatcagtgtataggaccaactgctccctccgggcctcggcaatccacttcagggtctcggcagcctcgggattcaCGCCCACCGatccccccacgatggctcggcctcggcaccaactgagcctcggctttttACACTACCagcacacagcgaccggcacgtcgtccgccatgccctgcgtcaagctatcactggagctcccacgacgcacaggattggGTGTGACCGGCGTGTTgcaccagtgcatcaaggacatgaccgctccatcgaccatgccgccacagtgacaagctacagggcacGGAAACGCCACCTCCGCTCATAGGACGCCGCgtagcaaacacatgtatcacccttgtcccccttcaactataaaagggagagactggggccgtttctaggggacAGACGAGGACAtacgagatagacgaacacgcACACACATATTCACTTTCTCACcgtaagagatcaacatctcaagcaacccacgccgttccacgcagagacctggggctagttccctctctcgccttgcttgtaaacccctactacaagcacctcggtgcaaggaatacaagatcgctctcttagactagatgtagggcacctattgcctgaaccagtataaacattgtgtctctttgcatcaccatccgggattaggaacacgcaatacaaattcactagttggttgagggctcgccggtccaaaacacccaCAACTAGCTATTATATGTTGACTAGCAGGAGTGTGTTGATGCTCCAATTAGCTTCATGACATTGCAAATTACTACTAGTGGCTTATCTGTAGTTTGAAAGGTACTACCTCCGGTCCATTTTATCCGACGCACACGTatattaaaattcaaattttaaaaactttgaccaataattaATCTAATAGTTTTTAACTATATTATAATACAAGCTTTAATGATTAGATTTGTAAGAAATTATACTATCCAATGATTATACGCTTATAAGCACAAAAAATATAATATAAAGCAAATGAACGGTCAAAGTGTAATTTAGGAGACTGTGTCATTCTAACTTACGTCGGATAAATGCCATGttcacttggctgataagccatgactgaaagtactgttgacttatttgttatgagagaaaaatattattcgttgattgaaaaagtacggtttataagccaaatAAACAGGACGAAAATAGACAGGAGGAGGAAGTATTgaacaacaatggtgcatgcaacGAGTACACATGATTAATCTGTAGGTGTTAGTAATAATTATTACACAGTCAAACAACCTGCAGCCTGTAGGTTGGCTGGATCATACTGTAATACTGTAGAGTCTAAATCGGCCTGGAAGACAGTGCCCACCGCCGTTTGGTGTGGGCGTGTGGCTGTGGTCTGGACACTGGAATCTGGCCCATAAGCACTTTTCGTCACCTGATGGCACACACCACGTACGGGCGTTGTTGTTCTGAAGTGCCCGATTAAACCTAGAACAGGAACCACCTTGGCACTAGCTAGAAGTCTGCAATCCATCGTTTGTCGTTCGTGCTGTGGCACAATGTATGAAGGTGCAAACCATGATAAATGCATTCCTTTGTCGGGAAACTAACCAGACGCCGCAGGCGTGATATGCTCTACGGAGAACTGATTCATTCGTTTAGGTCCCGTTTGGATTTACTATCTGATAACAGTTAGCTAGCTAATGGCTCTGTTCAGCTGATACATAAGCCAGTTAATAAGTCGGCGGAAGCTcttttgttatgagaaaaaaataccgtAGATTCTAGCGATAAGTTCAAACGAAGGTAGTTATTATTATCTAAAAGTCTAGCTAACCATTAGTTAGTCTATTATCTATGGTGGTTTAGATAAAAAGAGATAATTATTACTCGCTAGAAATACAAATGAGTGAAAGAACTATGGAGTTAGCAGGCAGGCACAAATCATTATCAAAAGCATGGCATCGGACACTGCGAGTTCATGGCATCAATTGCATGCGAGTTCCACAGACAGCCCCTGAAGAAAAGAAGTTGGGATTTTCTCCATGCCATGGCCACCTTCGTCTACATCAAGCCAAAATGCCGACACGGCGTAACCAGGAAGAAACCAAAATCCAAAGCGAAAGCGAAAGCAAAAGACACCGAAAGGGAAAGGCAGATGCAGGCGAGAATAAAGGCGGGGAATTGAATTTGAAGCAGCTGCCTGCGCCGACCAGCTTACATACTCAACCTTCTCGCCTTCGATTCCTTCCCACAATTAGCAAGAGCTCGTATTCTTCGCTTCCACTTGTCACCGAGGCCTCGCGGCGGCAACTGCAGCGGCCGCCGGCTGCTCCATGGCCTCTTCGTCCTCACCCTCCAACCCCGCGTCGCCACAGCCGCCGCCTCTGCTGCTGCCCCCGCCGGAGCCTGCATCTGCACCCGcgcctccaccgccgctgccGGATGCCAGGCCCAGGCCGAGCCCCACCGTCGCCGATGGCGTCCGCGGCCTGCTCAGGTCCGGCAAGGCGCTCATCCGCGCCGTCTTCTTCGGGGGTAACTCCGGCCAGCCGCGCCTTCCCGTGAAGCATCAGCAGCATCACCttcaccaccagcagcagcagcacccgcATAACCGCCCTGTATGCTATCCACCTCCCCTTCTTAGGAATCCATTCATGACCTGTGAAATTGAGTCCTACTAGTGATTAGTGACTAGCATTGGCCATCTGATGTCCATGCCACCCCACCTAACTGCTTCAAATTGTCTGTCATTTTCACATCCATGGTTTGCACCGCGCCACAGGATTTGTTGATCAGGATCTGAACTTGACATGAGTCATATACTCATATGTCATGCTCCACCTTTTCCATGGTTGCTGTTTTCATGTGGTTTGTGCACATTTAAATAGCAGTTTCTGTAAATCCAGAACAGTTTGTGTTATGCAATTCCCATAGAAGTAGGCAAATTTTTAAATGGATTTTACTATGCTATTACTTCAGATGTTATAATTGATAAACTGCAAGCTGCATGTTTGCTCTACAGAGTTATCATGGCTTTGCACATTGGTTTGTTCGAACCATGGACTGCAAGCTGCATGTATCTCTGACGTTACTGTAGGTCAGATGAACAATATACCAACGATTGCAGTGCATCTGTTGAGTGAATTGGAAACACGCATAAGTAATTGCTTCTTACATAACTTGCACTTAACAAACAATCAAACATCATTAGTTAGTCCAAGTGGGCATTCTTTCCtccttgatatatgttcttactTCAGAAGTGGCTCATTGCTATTTTTTTTTACCGCAGGGTGATATCATGAAGCGCATACAAAGAGAAACATTTTCCGATGTCATGAAATTCAAGGAGAAACATGATCAGATCGAACACATCCTTTCGTTGTATAAAACTGGCAAAGGGTTTGAGTTCCTAGATCTCCCTATCCAGGTGAAAATAGCACTTGATGCTGTTGGGGCACTGTTTCTTGTCGACCGTACTGAATTCGAACAAGCAAAAGCAATCCTTGACAAGGTGGGGAGAAGAACGGGCCTCAGTTCAAGGTTCGTCTTTGAGTCAAAGACCAGGGGCAAAGACACAATTGCTGCAGAGCTCTCAACTCAGCTTGGAGCAGGTGGCCATTTGGGGAGACCTGTAGAGCTGACTAGGCTGCAGTACAGTGCTCGGATCAACAAATGGCTGTCGATGACCTTAGTCCCGTTTGGAGCCCGGTGCAACAACTTCTTGCATAGTTCAAGCATGATTCAGGTATGTGTCCCTTCTGCTGCAAGCATTGGCACAGCTGTTGCTTTCCTTGGACAAAACTGAACCATGCAGTAACTCGACTGATGAAATCGTGAAAATTGTTGTCAGAATCTAGGGATTCAAGCCTCTTTCGGCGGTCCACCTTCATTTTTCGACCATCACAACTGCGGTGCTGGTTTGAGAATCGAAGGGTCCAAATTCACCGCCTCCTTTGCTGAGCTAATCTTCGGTTCAGGAGGACTAGACAGTGGGGGCGGAGGAACTAACCGCATGACAACATTCGGGCAAGTGTCCTGCAAACCAGCCAATGATGTCAAGCTCAGTTTGTCGGGAATTTGGCAGGTCCACTCATTGTCGCCCCTGTTCAACAATCTCGGAATCCTTGCTATTCCACTAGGCAGCCTAAAACCAGAAAACCCCACCGTAAGCGGTACAGAACATACAGAATTGAGTGTGAAGTTCAACAATCAGACTGATGTCAGTGCCACTTCACACACCGTAGTGGCAGTGCACGGTGCCTCTCCCTCTGTGCAGCTACCGCAGTCGATGGCGCTGATGGTGGACTGCGAGCTGTATGAAACTCTCAGGACAGAGGGGTGGTTTCAGATGGAGAGGTCCAACCATGGACCAGTGCGCTGGGGCTTTACCTTGTCCGACATCGCAGATAATGAACTCGGGTGGGGCGTGAAGGTGAGCGGCGGCACGGctgaagagaggaggaggaatcAGCTGCAGCACCTAGTACTGGAAGGATTCCTCAACTTCAACGTTGGTAAGGGCGCGATGCTGCAACCAGGACTTGTGTGTGCCAAAATGGAGGGTAAGATGACGCCAGCGCTGTTTCTGCGCTCGTCCTGGGCCATGTGATTTCATCCTTAGAGCATTGTGGTTTCGGGTTGTCAGAGCTATCTTCTACTTCGTCTTGTTTGGTCACCTGTTAACCGCTGTGACATTGTTGCAGCTAATAACCATTTTGGGCATTGTTTAGTTCGGCCGGAATCGGCATTTGTATAGTGTTTGATGTGACGACAAACACTTAGcaatttcatttgtatttgtgaattattgtccaaacatggtctaattaggcttaaaagattcgtctcgcaaagttcaaccaaactgtgcaattagtttttgatttcatctacatttagtactccatacatgtaccgtaagtttgatgtgatggagaatcttctttttgtatagtgccaaagttgggaGTTTGGGGGAACTAGACAGGCCTTGACTGACATCCTTGAGTCTACTTTGACACCCCCACAACAGCATTGTTTGTGTGATTTTCTGTCCAAGGATTATGATACTTGTTCTACAGGGCAAAAGGATCATAATTTTTTCATAATATTTTTACAACTTTAACTAATTTTGTAATGCCCAACAAAGCGCCCCACCCACACAGCACACACCATGACACCAAGTATACAACAACAACAGAGCCTTTTAAGTCtcaaataagttggggtaggctagagttgaaacccagcagaaacaaTTAAGGTTCAGGCAAGTGAAtaactgttttccaagcactcctatctaaggctaagtctttggctatattccatcatttcaagtcttcttttattgtctctacccaagtcaacttcggtctttctctgcctctcttcatgttactatcctggcttatgaTTCCACTACATactggtgtctctggaggtctccgttggacatatccaaatcatctcaaccggtgttggacaagcttttcttcaattggtgctactccTAATttatcacatatatcatcgttccgaactcgatcctttcttgtatgaccgtaaatccaacgcaacatacgtatttccacgacacttatctgttgaacatgtcgtcttttcgcaggccaacattctgcaccatacaacaaaccaggtctaatcgtcgtcctataaaacttgccttttagcttctgtggtacccttttttgtcacataggacatcaAATGCTTggtgccacttcatccaccctgctttgattctatggctaacatcttcatcaatatccccgtctctctgtagcattgatcctaaatatcgaaaggtatccttcctaggcactacttgcccttccaaactaatatcttctttctttcgagtagtagtgctgaagtcacatctcatatactcagttttagttctactgagtttaaaatctttggactccaaagtctcccgccataactccagtctctgattcactcctgtccggcttttatcaactagcactacatcgtccgcgaaaagtatacaccaagggatgtccccttgtacgtcccttgtgacctcatacatcactaaggcaaacagataagggctcaaagctgacccttgatgtagtcctatcctaatcggaaagcCATCCGTGTCTTCATCACTtcttcgaacactagtcacaacattgttgtacatgtccttaacgagcccgacatacttcgttgggactttatgtttgtccaaagcccaccacataacatttcttggtattttatcataagccttctccaagtcaataaaaaaactatgtgtaggtccttcttcttctccctttaccgcttcataacttgtcttaataagaaaatggcttccatggttgatcttctgggcatgaaaccaaaatggttcatagagacccgcgttattgctctcaagcgatgctcgataactctctcccatagcttcatagtatggctcatcaacttaattccccggtaattagtacaactttgaatatcctctttattcttgtagatcggtaccaatatacttctccactcatcaggcatcttgttcgatcgaaaaatatggttgaacagcttggttagtcatactatagctatgtccccgaggcatctccacacctcgattgggatacatCCGGTTCCATCGCCTtatctcctttcatccttttcaacaccTCTCTGACATCAGATTCTTAGATTCTCCACACAAatcgcctattggtgtcatcaaaagagtcatccaactgaaaggttgtgttcgtattctcaccattgaacaatttatcaaaatactcttgccatcgatgtcggatctcatcctccttcaccaagagatgctccattTCATCCTTAATgaacttaacttggttgaagtcccttgtctttctctcacgaaccctagccatcctataaatgtccttctcttcttccttcgtactcaaatattggtaaagatcctcgtacgctctaccatttgccacacttacagctcgctttgcagtcttctttgccaccttgtacttctctttgctatccacactcctgtcatggtacaagcatctatagcattcattcttctccttaatagccctttggacttccttgttccaccaccaagtatctttagcctcgcc
It encodes:
- the LOC136488631 gene encoding uncharacterized protein, which gives rise to MASSSSPSNPASPQPPPLLLPPPEPASAPAPPPPLPDARPRPSPTVADGVRGLLRSGKALIRAVFFGGNSGQPRLPVKHQQHHLHHQQQQHPHNRPGDIMKRIQRETFSDVMKFKEKHDQIEHILSLYKTGKGFEFLDLPIQVKIALDAVGALFLVDRTEFEQAKAILDKVGRRTGLSSRFVFESKTRGKDTIAAELSTQLGAGGHLGRPVELTRLQYSARINKWLSMTLVPFGARCNNFLHSSSMIQNLGIQASFGGPPSFFDHHNCGAGLRIEGSKFTASFAELIFGSGGLDSGGGGTNRMTTFGQVSCKPANDVKLSLSGIWQVHSLSPLFNNLGILAIPLGSLKPENPTVSGTEHTELSVKFNNQTDVSATSHTVVAVHGASPSVQLPQSMALMVDCELYETLRTEGWFQMERSNHGPVRWGFTLSDIADNELGWGVKVSGGTAEERRRNQLQHLVLEGFLNFNVGKGAMLQPGLVCAKMEGKMTPALFLRSSWAM